One window from the genome of Armatimonadota bacterium encodes:
- a CDS encoding protein kinase, with the protein MIGQIVGGRYELVEEYGSDPVFDLYRGVETGTDKERFVRCIPGSEPRGTEFVRQIHALILKSGQVNHPGVERLEAAFQEPNGFYLVTSFTPGSVLETRLRRLSSLSVPATVSVAIELCEGLKAIHAAQIVHGDISPRTVLSTSNDGAKLLLPGLWRAYAQDHSLALAVHGQMAPYLAPEVTRGDMPTPQSDIYALGVLMWQVLVGRTPYYGDSPAIIAAKHANDPYPPLRSVAATVPVALDEIVKKCMDKDPLRRYGSAQDLLNDLRAVQDALRFGRKISWPIQGAVSESEVEEVAPQLNAVDGQPQERAMAKKEKNKSKREREPSDGVPIWLAGIFYVVAAMFFVFVGGWVFFNSQKPKLVSVPNLVDMQVEAARTELKGLGLKLRVAAEQVSESHAEGTIIKTVPGPDEDIREWQTVEAIVSKGSKFVAVPDFRGRTVEEAKKLAAAINLQINDTDIEQVRDKELDEGKIVSQIPEARKKVERYTRIKLKVSNGDKRVGSTRNSEYHTNRINMVIPADLESKDVVVRIDVTDDNGTRTLIETLMVPGQEVDERVRWVGDELIVRIFFDGELVKQLNQKPDKEEEGG; encoded by the coding sequence GTGATCGGCCAAATCGTTGGGGGGCGGTACGAACTTGTTGAGGAATACGGCTCCGACCCCGTGTTCGACTTGTACAGAGGAGTCGAAACCGGAACCGACAAAGAGCGGTTCGTGCGTTGCATCCCCGGGTCAGAACCCAGGGGCACCGAATTTGTCCGCCAAATCCATGCGCTCATCCTCAAATCAGGCCAGGTCAACCATCCGGGGGTCGAGCGGTTGGAGGCGGCATTTCAAGAACCGAACGGCTTTTACCTCGTCACTTCGTTCACTCCCGGATCGGTGTTGGAAACCCGGCTCCGCCGGCTTTCTAGCCTGAGCGTGCCGGCCACCGTCTCGGTCGCGATTGAACTGTGCGAAGGGCTCAAGGCCATCCATGCTGCCCAAATCGTCCATGGCGACATCTCGCCCCGGACGGTTCTATCCACCAGCAACGACGGCGCAAAACTTTTGCTCCCCGGATTGTGGAGGGCTTATGCCCAAGATCATAGCCTGGCTCTGGCCGTGCACGGTCAGATGGCCCCTTACCTGGCCCCCGAAGTCACCCGTGGCGACATGCCTACGCCGCAAAGCGACATTTATGCCCTGGGAGTGCTGATGTGGCAAGTCTTGGTCGGCCGGACGCCTTACTATGGGGATTCGCCGGCCATCATCGCCGCCAAGCACGCAAACGACCCCTACCCGCCCCTTAGGAGCGTGGCGGCAACCGTTCCGGTCGCTTTAGACGAGATCGTCAAAAAGTGCATGGACAAAGATCCGCTGCGCCGTTACGGGTCTGCCCAAGATTTGCTCAACGACCTCCGGGCGGTGCAAGATGCGCTCCGGTTTGGCCGCAAAATCAGCTGGCCGATCCAAGGGGCGGTGAGCGAATCTGAGGTTGAAGAAGTGGCACCACAGCTCAATGCCGTCGATGGGCAGCCACAAGAAAGAGCCATGGCGAAGAAGGAGAAGAACAAGTCCAAACGCGAGCGGGAGCCATCGGATGGTGTCCCAATCTGGTTGGCCGGGATTTTTTATGTCGTCGCCGCCATGTTTTTCGTCTTTGTCGGCGGCTGGGTCTTCTTCAATTCCCAAAAACCAAAATTGGTTTCGGTCCCCAACCTGGTCGATATGCAGGTGGAAGCGGCCCGCACCGAGCTCAAGGGGCTTGGACTCAAGCTCCGTGTCGCCGCCGAGCAAGTGAGCGAATCGCATGCCGAGGGCACCATCATCAAAACCGTCCCGGGGCCCGATGAGGACATCCGCGAATGGCAGACCGTGGAAGCGATTGTTTCTAAGGGCTCCAAATTTGTCGCGGTGCCCGATTTCCGAGGGCGGACGGTCGAGGAAGCCAAAAAGCTGGCCGCTGCCATCAACCTCCAAATCAATGATACGGATATCGAGCAGGTGAGGGACAAAGAACTCGACGAGGGCAAAATCGTCTCGCAAATCCCCGAAGCGCGGAAGAAAGTCGAACGCTACACCCGCATCAAGCTCAAAGTCAGCAACGGCGACAAACGGGTTGGTTCCACCCGGAATTCCGAATATCACACGAACCGCATCAATATGGTGATTCCGGCCGATCTGGAAAGCAAAGATGTGGTCGTCCGCATCGACGTCACTGACGACAACGGCACCCGCACGCTGATCGAAACTTTGATGGTGCCGGGCCAAGAAGTCGATGAACGCGTGCGCTGGGTCGGCGACGAGCTGATCGTCCGAATCTTTTTTGACGGAGAACTGGTGAAGCAACTGAACCAAAAACCGGACAAGGAGGAAGAAGGCGGATGA
- a CDS encoding arginase, translating into MSQISLPVEVWGVPFDLCGRIPGSRLGPAALRLKNVVGTISQLGFPTRSMGDVVPLGYDAPTSYSARTEAALDCYLALREVVEGSLDRGAIPVVLGGDHSLSMGSVSGALAATGQTDLAVLWIDAHMDLNTPSTSPSGNLHGMPLAALTRIPLSGATTERASVVWQRILQDVVPEPGLRPQNIGWLGLRDVDEGEVANYNGFGLDSAWTMQDIDHLGVPHVLQQVDAWLRQTGATNLWISFDVDALDPVLAPGTGTAVRGGLTYREGHLLAELLYELAFQESSPYRIAGVDLVEVNPMEDVGSNTTIAAVEWLGSLFGKRVMGATR; encoded by the coding sequence GTGAGCCAGATTTCTTTGCCCGTTGAAGTTTGGGGCGTCCCGTTTGACCTGTGCGGGCGGATTCCGGGTTCGCGGCTCGGCCCGGCCGCGCTCAGGCTCAAGAACGTCGTGGGCACGATTTCGCAGCTGGGATTCCCAACGCGGTCAATGGGAGATGTTGTTCCGCTGGGCTACGACGCGCCGACATCGTACTCTGCCCGGACGGAGGCGGCTCTGGATTGCTACCTGGCGTTGCGCGAGGTCGTCGAGGGGAGCTTGGATCGGGGGGCAATCCCGGTTGTACTCGGTGGCGACCATTCCCTCTCCATGGGGTCGGTATCTGGGGCATTGGCCGCAACGGGGCAAACAGATCTGGCGGTTCTTTGGATTGATGCGCACATGGATCTCAACACGCCATCTACGAGCCCAAGCGGCAACTTGCACGGAATGCCGCTTGCCGCCCTGACGAGGATCCCCCTTTCGGGGGCGACAACCGAGCGAGCAAGCGTGGTTTGGCAACGGATCCTGCAAGACGTCGTGCCCGAACCTGGCCTGAGGCCGCAAAACATCGGTTGGCTCGGGCTCCGGGATGTCGATGAAGGCGAGGTGGCGAACTATAACGGCTTTGGACTGGATTCCGCATGGACGATGCAAGACATCGACCATCTTGGCGTGCCGCACGTGCTCCAGCAGGTCGATGCGTGGCTGCGGCAAACCGGCGCAACGAACCTCTGGATCAGTTTTGACGTGGACGCCCTGGATCCTGTTTTGGCACCTGGCACGGGAACCGCAGTCCGGGGCGGGTTGACATACCGAGAAGGGCACCTACTCGCCGAACTCCTTTACGAACTGGCGTTCCAAGAATCGTCGCCCTACCGGATCGCCGGTGTGGATTTGGTGGAGGTGAACCCGATGGAAGACGTCGGATCCAACACCACCATCGCGGCGGTGGAATGGTTGGGTTCGCTGTTTGGCAAACGCGTGATGGGGGCCACGCGGTGA
- the pdxT gene encoding pyridoxal 5'-phosphate synthase glutaminase subunit PdxT — protein MPEKVGVLAIQGSYAKHAESLVRAGCAAGDVSEIRTPQELDRVGRLIIPGGESTTVGLLMRHTGIDVAVCQRAQAGMPIWGTCMGLIMLAAQIEGSAQFSLGLLDVSVRRNAFGSQVHSFEASIPFKGLDDPVEGVFIRAPIVTRCGPGVEVMSEFEGQVVAVRHGRLLGTSFHPELTEDTRLHRYFLDI, from the coding sequence ATGCCGGAGAAGGTGGGAGTCCTCGCAATCCAGGGGAGCTATGCCAAGCACGCTGAATCCCTGGTGCGCGCCGGATGCGCCGCGGGCGACGTGTCGGAAATCCGCACGCCGCAAGAACTGGATCGGGTCGGGCGGCTGATCATCCCCGGCGGCGAAAGCACGACAGTTGGGCTGCTGATGCGGCATACGGGAATCGATGTGGCGGTCTGCCAGCGGGCGCAGGCGGGAATGCCGATCTGGGGGACTTGCATGGGCCTGATCATGCTAGCTGCACAAATCGAAGGCTCGGCGCAGTTCTCCCTAGGCCTACTAGACGTTTCAGTTCGACGCAACGCCTTTGGTTCGCAAGTCCACAGCTTTGAGGCGTCGATCCCATTTAAGGGTCTGGATGACCCGGTTGAAGGGGTGTTCATCCGGGCCCCGATCGTCACGCGCTGCGGGCCCGGAGTGGAGGTCATGTCGGAATTCGAGGGCCAAGTTGTCGCCGTGCGGCATGGGAGGCTATTGGGAACCAGTTTCCACCCCGAGTTGACGGAAGACACCCGGCTTCACCGCTATTTCTTGGACATCTAA
- the ribD gene encoding bifunctional diaminohydroxyphosphoribosylaminopyrimidine deaminase/5-amino-6-(5-phosphoribosylamino)uracil reductase RibD, with the protein MPQTADEKFMARAIELAHQGFPAPNPRVGCVLARNGEVVGEGWHGHAGGPHAEVAAIQSAHSAEGATAYVTLEPCNHTGRTGPCSQALIRAGIRRVVYAVPDPNPAAQGGAEFLCHAGIEVETGILAPQARAVNRQFLFAHENRRPFVTLKAAVTKDGYLARPDGTSKWISSKEARLDGHRLRAERGSVLVGRGTVEQDDPLLTARIPGVVNQPIRIVLDPWRRLTGKERVFDGSAETIWLNRFGDQDLTVEGILDTLFERGINGVLVEGGAETLRRFFLTGIGEELVLYVGNKEFGAGLPWQKVWEAEEWGVAGREPDDRTWIGDTERLTYRLNPAVPPGP; encoded by the coding sequence ATGCCCCAAACGGCTGACGAGAAGTTCATGGCCCGCGCCATCGAATTGGCGCACCAAGGCTTTCCGGCCCCAAACCCCCGGGTGGGATGCGTGTTGGCCCGGAATGGTGAGGTGGTTGGGGAAGGCTGGCACGGCCATGCCGGAGGCCCCCACGCCGAAGTCGCCGCGATCCAATCAGCACATTCGGCAGAGGGTGCCACGGCCTATGTCACGCTGGAGCCTTGCAACCATACCGGGCGCACGGGACCTTGCTCGCAAGCCTTGATCAGGGCCGGAATCCGGCGCGTCGTTTATGCCGTCCCCGATCCCAACCCGGCGGCCCAGGGCGGCGCAGAATTTCTTTGCCATGCCGGAATCGAGGTCGAAACCGGCATTCTCGCGCCACAAGCGCGGGCCGTTAACCGCCAATTCCTGTTTGCGCATGAAAATCGCCGCCCATTTGTCACGCTTAAGGCGGCGGTCACCAAGGACGGTTACCTGGCACGGCCCGATGGCACAAGCAAATGGATCAGCAGCAAGGAGGCGCGGTTGGACGGCCACCGGCTGAGGGCAGAGCGGGGGAGCGTGCTCGTCGGCAGGGGCACGGTTGAACAAGACGACCCTTTGCTGACCGCCCGGATCCCCGGGGTCGTGAACCAGCCGATCCGCATCGTACTCGACCCCTGGCGCAGGCTCACCGGCAAAGAACGGGTCTTTGACGGTTCGGCCGAGACCATTTGGCTCAACCGGTTTGGCGACCAAGATCTAACGGTCGAAGGGATATTGGATACTCTGTTTGAACGCGGGATCAACGGGGTCTTGGTTGAAGGGGGCGCAGAAACCTTGCGCCGATTCTTTTTGACCGGGATCGGCGAAGAACTGGTTCTCTATGTCGGCAACAAAGAATTCGGCGCGGGGCTCCCATGGCAAAAGGTCTGGGAGGCCGAGGAATGGGGGGTTGCCGGGCGCGAGCCAGATGACCGGACGTGGATTGGCGACACCGAACGGTTGACGTACCGATTGAACCCGGCTGTCCCCCCTGGGCCATGA
- the rpmA gene encoding 50S ribosomal protein L27: MAHKKGQGSSKNGRDSNSNRLGVKRFGGEVVKPGMIIVRQRGTKFHKGANVGMGNDHTLFALIDGQVKFEGPKDRRRVSVYADQA; the protein is encoded by the coding sequence ATGGCACATAAGAAAGGTCAAGGCTCGTCCAAGAACGGCCGCGATTCCAACTCCAACCGCTTGGGCGTCAAGCGCTTTGGCGGCGAAGTCGTCAAGCCGGGCATGATCATCGTCCGCCAGCGCGGCACCAAGTTCCACAAAGGCGCCAACGTCGGCATGGGCAACGACCACACCCTGTTCGCCCTCATCGACGGCCAAGTGAAATTCGAAGGCCCGAAAGACCGCCGCCGAGTCAGCGTCTACGCCGACCAGGCGTAA
- a CDS encoding shikimate kinase has product MDQTGVILIGMMGSGKSTVGNALAQLMGIPFQDTDQLLEFRLGRPIPNLFQLYGEEAFRHHETAILRGLAPEPRVLATGGGIVVRPENWIEFKRLGTTVFLDVPTELLAERLDRSNRKRPLLQTENWIDKLAHLYESRRPLYEQADLVIKITDGPIEEVAQVIQMRLTQ; this is encoded by the coding sequence ATGGACCAGACTGGAGTCATCCTGATCGGAATGATGGGAAGCGGCAAAAGCACCGTTGGCAATGCCCTTGCCCAGCTCATGGGTATCCCATTCCAAGATACGGACCAACTCCTCGAATTCCGGCTCGGGCGGCCCATCCCCAATCTTTTCCAACTCTACGGCGAAGAAGCTTTTCGGCACCATGAAACCGCCATCTTGCGAGGCTTAGCGCCCGAGCCCAGGGTCTTGGCCACGGGTGGGGGAATCGTCGTCCGGCCGGAAAACTGGATCGAATTCAAACGACTCGGCACCACCGTCTTTCTGGACGTGCCGACCGAGCTTTTGGCCGAGCGGTTGGACCGGTCGAACCGCAAACGCCCTCTTTTGCAAACGGAGAATTGGATCGACAAGTTGGCACACCTTTACGAGAGCCGCCGGCCGCTTTACGAGCAAGCGGATCTCGTGATCAAAATCACCGACGGCCCGATCGAAGAAGTTGCCCAAGTGATTCAAATGAGGCTTACGCAATGA
- the rpe gene encoding ribulose-phosphate 3-epimerase — MPAHICPSILSCDPADFLNPVSKMEAAGADWIHLDVMDGQFVPPITFGADLAASIARHVGTPVEAHLMTLTPERHFDAFIAAGCKRIIFHVEAAPHAHRLCQNLRERGILAGVAINPGTPASALDSLAAEIDLALVMTVNPGWGGQSLIVPCLDKVRAIRAANPHLRIQVDGGVDDATIQSLWRAGATDFVAGSYLMRAESIAHGIKSLREGCA, encoded by the coding sequence ATGCCCGCCCACATCTGCCCTTCGATTTTAAGTTGCGACCCTGCCGATTTCCTGAACCCGGTCTCGAAAATGGAAGCGGCCGGGGCCGATTGGATTCACTTGGATGTAATGGATGGTCAGTTCGTTCCGCCCATCACGTTTGGCGCTGACCTGGCCGCCAGCATCGCCCGCCATGTCGGTACCCCCGTTGAAGCCCACCTGATGACCCTCACCCCCGAACGGCACTTCGACGCGTTCATTGCCGCGGGGTGCAAGCGGATCATATTTCATGTTGAAGCGGCCCCCCATGCCCACCGCCTTTGCCAAAATTTGCGCGAAAGGGGCATCTTGGCCGGGGTCGCCATTAATCCCGGAACTCCGGCCTCGGCGTTGGATTCTTTGGCAGCAGAAATTGATCTCGCTCTGGTCATGACGGTCAACCCCGGGTGGGGCGGTCAATCGTTGATCGTGCCGTGCCTTGATAAGGTTCGGGCCATCCGCGCCGCCAACCCGCATCTCCGGATCCAGGTCGATGGCGGGGTGGATGACGCCACCATCCAATCGCTTTGGCGCGCCGGGGCCACCGATTTCGTCGCCGGCAGCTATCTGATGCGCGCCGAATCCATCGCCCATGGGATCAAATCCTTGAGGGAGGGATGCGCCTAA
- a CDS encoding KpsF/GutQ family sugar-phosphate isomerase yields MVGFAVWQTRDGGHAVNGSISRVLRQEAEALLAKSASVEAEFALMVEWILGCRGRLVTCGIGKSGHIAAKAAATFASTGTPSFFLHAAEAVHGDLGMVTAQDVVLAYTYSGETDEVVRLFPSFRATGARSAVMTGRRDSSAARVADLVLDVSVEREACPNNLAPTTSTTLMLAMSDALAVAAMEERGFGSEDFAKFHPAGALGKRLLLTVQDVMRQGEDLALTPPETPIADLMRAITSAGAGGACVVGAKGELLGFVSDGDLRRWVVAGHPVGTGSASDLMSSGGPTCEPGMLAIDALEAFQNYPKKIGEMPVVDSGRVVGLLVLKDLLRSGIV; encoded by the coding sequence ATGGTTGGGTTCGCTGTTTGGCAAACGCGTGATGGGGGCCACGCGGTGAACGGTTCGATCAGCCGCGTGTTGCGGCAAGAGGCCGAGGCCCTGCTCGCCAAGTCTGCCTCAGTCGAAGCCGAATTTGCGCTGATGGTCGAATGGATTTTGGGTTGCCGGGGGCGGTTGGTGACCTGCGGGATCGGGAAGAGCGGGCACATCGCCGCCAAGGCGGCGGCAACCTTCGCTTCCACCGGGACGCCATCGTTCTTTTTGCATGCGGCCGAAGCCGTCCACGGTGACTTGGGGATGGTGACCGCCCAAGATGTCGTTTTGGCCTACACCTATTCCGGGGAAACCGATGAAGTGGTCCGGCTTTTCCCCAGTTTCCGGGCCACCGGGGCCCGCAGTGCGGTGATGACGGGCCGCCGGGACAGCTCCGCGGCGCGGGTTGCCGATTTGGTATTGGATGTTTCGGTCGAGCGGGAAGCCTGCCCCAACAACCTGGCCCCCACCACATCGACGACTTTGATGCTGGCCATGAGCGATGCCTTGGCCGTTGCGGCAATGGAAGAGCGCGGGTTTGGAAGTGAAGACTTTGCCAAATTCCACCCAGCGGGGGCACTGGGCAAACGGTTGCTGCTCACTGTGCAAGATGTGATGCGCCAGGGAGAAGATTTGGCCTTGACGCCCCCGGAAACGCCCATAGCCGACCTGATGCGAGCGATCACTTCGGCTGGGGCGGGCGGCGCTTGTGTGGTTGGCGCCAAAGGTGAATTGCTAGGGTTCGTTTCGGATGGCGACCTGCGGCGGTGGGTGGTGGCGGGGCACCCGGTCGGCACGGGGTCGGCGAGCGATTTGATGAGTTCGGGCGGCCCAACTTGCGAACCAGGGATGCTAGCGATCGATGCGTTGGAGGCGTTCCAAAACTACCCCAAAAAGATCGGCGAGATGCCGGTGGTGGACAGTGGAAGAGTTGTCGGGCTGCTGGTCCTCAAAGACCTCTTGCGGAGCGGCATCGTTTAA
- the rplU gene encoding 50S ribosomal protein L21 gives MYAIVKTGGKQFKAAKDETIVVEKLEGEAGDTVELSEVVMLCDGDKVTVGSPFVKGAKVTATIVRQGKAKKIEAFNYKPKKNVRKRWGHRQPQTTLRITAVNGGK, from the coding sequence ATGTACGCAATTGTCAAAACGGGTGGAAAGCAGTTCAAGGCTGCCAAAGATGAGACCATCGTCGTCGAAAAGCTGGAAGGCGAAGCGGGCGATACGGTCGAGCTGTCAGAAGTCGTGATGTTGTGCGACGGGGACAAAGTCACCGTGGGCAGCCCGTTCGTCAAGGGGGCAAAAGTCACCGCGACGATCGTCCGGCAAGGCAAAGCCAAGAAGATCGAGGCGTTCAACTACAAACCTAAAAAGAATGTCCGCAAACGCTGGGGCCACCGGCAACCGCAAACCACCCTGCGCATCACCGCAGTTAACGGAGGCAAATAA
- the aroB gene encoding 3-dehydroquinate synthase, whose product MIEVPGPPPNAGYTVKFMPLDQVLPTVREADAIITDSNVARHYPKILATPAKGHIVSAGEASKSASSYLKLVGELLDSGLRRNSTVIAVGGGVVGDLAGLVAATVHRGVAFRQVPTTLLAMVDSSVGGKVGIDLPQGKNLLGAFHNPVEVDVDPQFLQTLPAEQFASGMAEVIKYGWIWDPALLDDLGRDPLGPDSPQLELVIRRCIAIKRDVVAADFSERSGLRAILNFGHTVGHALEALDGYSTLLHGPAIAIGMVAECAIARQVGLPAPEPAAVAQSLTNYGLPTAPSGPVDLERLCSLMAGDKKNIGDGLSFSLVEKPGECKLVHGIEPGAVRAALADLWN is encoded by the coding sequence ATGATCGAAGTCCCCGGGCCGCCACCGAACGCCGGTTACACGGTCAAGTTCATGCCCCTTGACCAGGTCTTGCCGACCGTCCGCGAAGCCGATGCCATCATCACCGATTCCAACGTGGCCAGGCATTATCCAAAGATCCTGGCGACACCGGCTAAGGGCCATATCGTCTCTGCCGGAGAAGCTTCAAAGTCAGCCAGTAGTTACTTGAAACTGGTCGGCGAACTGCTCGATTCAGGGTTGCGGCGAAACAGCACCGTCATCGCCGTGGGAGGTGGGGTTGTCGGCGACTTGGCCGGTCTGGTGGCAGCAACTGTCCATCGGGGAGTGGCCTTCCGCCAGGTTCCAACCACTTTGTTAGCCATGGTGGATAGTTCCGTTGGGGGCAAAGTGGGAATCGACCTGCCGCAAGGCAAGAACCTCCTGGGAGCCTTCCATAACCCGGTGGAGGTGGATGTGGATCCGCAGTTTTTGCAAACCTTGCCGGCCGAACAGTTCGCCAGCGGCATGGCCGAAGTCATCAAATACGGGTGGATCTGGGATCCGGCGCTCCTCGATGATCTGGGGCGCGACCCACTCGGCCCTGATTCTCCCCAGCTAGAGTTGGTCATCCGGCGGTGCATCGCCATCAAGCGCGATGTCGTCGCGGCTGATTTCTCCGAAAGATCCGGATTGCGTGCCATCCTGAATTTCGGCCATACCGTGGGGCATGCGCTGGAGGCATTGGACGGATATTCCACGTTGCTTCACGGGCCGGCAATTGCCATCGGCATGGTTGCCGAATGCGCCATTGCCCGGCAGGTCGGCCTACCGGCCCCGGAACCGGCAGCAGTGGCCCAATCGTTGACCAACTATGGATTGCCCACAGCACCATCGGGCCCTGTCGACTTGGAGCGGCTATGCTCTCTGATGGCCGGGGACAAAAAGAACATCGGGGATGGGTTGAGCTTCAGCCTGGTGGAAAAACCTGGTGAGTGTAAACTCGTGCATGGAATCGAGCCCGGCGCAGTCCGGGCGGCCTTGGCAGATTTATGGAATTGA
- a CDS encoding type II and III secretion system protein, whose amino-acid sequence MKWVKTSLLAVCLGAVAAVSLAQDSALQTRVNLYLKDADLLQATRLLSQQTGLQFVIKGNSSEFTKINLSLDDVSAETAIKYLCQAAGGYAERQEDGVFVIRFGEKRDPQPLNSDIATDKIIVRTIPVQQADPRDMVDLLMGRDYNPDRAYEEMKRTSRYGTPSVFNPNTMFGSPEQLVNQNRLDPKTRDFVEPDDAAGTGSINLPNGTANQRGGGGGQNGGGNLGGGGGQFGAGGGGQNGGGQNGGGASVAGPQTGGTGLLPQGTQNLYFNPATGELIFQGTSQAYQELLDIIARIDKAPKQVTVKVEYITTTNNFDKSFGIDWNYERGGVFAGVAPGRFASSADPVFLNYATGNMSMRLRTLLSNNNGRVVTAPILRTFNNQNASLSASVTTFLFVTNNIITNGGTTNTTTTPIPLTITTNLAIRPRINGDNTITLYLNPQVSNITGFRTSPDGQQFPEFAQQAITVALRIKDGETIALGGLTTKSDTFTQNRIPLISDLPIIGQLFRKKTTTQSSSELLVFVTAKIVDESTPGLGIP is encoded by the coding sequence GTTGCGGCCGTCTCACTGGCACAAGACAGCGCTTTGCAGACGCGGGTTAACCTGTATCTCAAAGATGCAGATTTGCTCCAGGCAACTCGCTTGCTCTCGCAACAAACCGGCCTGCAATTCGTCATCAAGGGCAACTCGTCTGAGTTTACAAAGATCAACCTCTCGCTGGATGACGTGTCTGCCGAAACGGCAATCAAGTACCTGTGCCAAGCGGCCGGGGGCTATGCGGAACGGCAAGAAGACGGTGTCTTCGTCATCCGTTTCGGTGAAAAGCGCGACCCGCAGCCGTTGAACAGCGACATCGCCACGGACAAAATCATCGTCCGGACGATCCCTGTCCAGCAAGCTGACCCGCGCGACATGGTTGACCTGCTGATGGGCCGGGACTACAATCCCGACCGGGCCTACGAGGAAATGAAGCGAACGTCTCGCTATGGGACGCCTTCTGTCTTCAACCCCAACACCATGTTCGGTTCGCCCGAGCAGTTGGTCAATCAAAACCGTTTGGATCCCAAAACCCGCGACTTCGTTGAACCGGATGATGCCGCCGGCACGGGTAGCATCAACTTGCCAAACGGGACAGCTAACCAGCGCGGCGGGGGCGGCGGCCAAAATGGCGGCGGTAACCTCGGCGGCGGCGGCGGGCAATTCGGTGCTGGTGGCGGCGGCCAAAACGGTGGCGGCCAAAACGGAGGCGGAGCAAGCGTGGCTGGCCCGCAAACCGGTGGAACTGGACTCCTGCCCCAGGGGACGCAAAATCTCTACTTCAACCCGGCAACCGGCGAACTGATCTTCCAAGGGACAAGCCAGGCTTACCAAGAGCTCCTGGACATCATCGCCCGCATCGACAAAGCTCCCAAGCAGGTGACGGTCAAGGTTGAATACATCACCACGACCAACAACTTCGACAAGAGCTTTGGCATTGACTGGAACTACGAGCGAGGCGGTGTCTTTGCCGGCGTCGCCCCCGGGCGGTTCGCCAGCTCGGCAGACCCGGTGTTCTTGAACTACGCAACCGGCAACATGTCGATGCGGCTTAGAACCCTGTTGTCTAACAACAATGGCCGGGTTGTCACCGCTCCGATCCTGCGGACGTTCAACAACCAAAACGCCTCACTCAGCGCCTCGGTCACCACGTTCCTGTTCGTGACAAACAACATCATCACCAACGGTGGGACGACGAACACGACAACAACGCCGATCCCGCTTACGATCACGACCAACCTGGCAATCCGTCCGCGGATCAACGGGGATAACACGATCACCCTCTACCTCAACCCGCAGGTATCCAACATCACCGGTTTCCGCACCAGCCCCGACGGACAGCAGTTCCCGGAATTCGCCCAACAAGCGATTACCGTGGCCTTGCGGATCAAAGACGGTGAAACAATCGCCCTCGGCGGGTTGACCACCAAGAGCGACACCTTCACCCAAAACCGGATCCCCTTGATCAGCGACTTGCCGATCATCGGGCAACTGTTCCGCAAGAAGACGACGACCCAGTCTTCGTCCGAACTGCTGGTGTTCGTGACGGCGAAAATTGTCGACGAAAGCACTCCGGGATTGGGTATCCCGTAG